A genome region from Cinclus cinclus chromosome 29, bCinCin1.1, whole genome shotgun sequence includes the following:
- the NEFL gene encoding neurofilament light polypeptide, with protein sequence MSSYGYDPFFPSYKRRYADSPRIHVSVRSGGGFGSARSAYSSLSAPVSSVSVRRSYAASSASGSLLHSVDSLDLSQVAAISNDLKSIRSQERAQLQDLNDRFACFIERVHELEQQNKVLEAELLVLRQKHAEPSRFRALYEQEIRELRLAAEEATSEKQALQGERESLEETLRGLQARYEEEVLSREDAEARLLEVRKGADEAALARAELEKRVDSLLDELAFLKKVHEEELAELQAQIQYAHLSVEMDVSAKPDLSAALRDIRAQYEKLAARNMQNAEEWFRSRFTVLSESAAKNTDAVRAAKDEVSESRRLLKAKTLEIEATRGMNEALEKQLQELEEKQSADISALQDTINKLENELRTTKSEMARYLKEYQDLLNVKMALDIEIAAYRKLLEGEETRLSFTSVGSITSGYSQSAPTFGRSAYSGLQSSSYLMTTRSFPTYYSSHVQEEQIEIEETIEAAKAGEAKAAPAEEGEEEEEGEEEAGEEAEEEEEGAKEESEEAKEGEEEEGEEEETAAEEGEESQEAAEEEKEEKEEKEAAGKEESEGKKKA encoded by the exons ATGAGCTCGTACGGCTACGATCCGTTCTTCCCGTCCTACAAGCGGCGCTACGCGGACAGTCCCCGCATCCATGTGTCGGTGCGCAGCGGCGGCGGCTTCGGCTCGGCTCGCTCCGCGTACTCCAGCCTGTCCGCGCCCGTGTCCTCCGTGTCCGTGCGCCGCAGCTACGCCGCCTCCAGCGCCTCGGGCTCGCTGCTGCACTCGGTGGACAGCCTGGACCTGAGCCAGGTGGCCGCCATCAGCAACGACCTCAAGTCCATCCGCAGCCAGGAGCGAGCGCAGCTGCAGGACCTCAACGACCGCTTCGCCTGCTTCATCGAGCGAGTCCacgagctggagcagcagaacaaGGTGCTGGAGGCCGAGCTGCTGGTGCTGCGGCAGAAGCACGCCGAGCCCTCCCGCTTCCGAGCGCTGTACGAGCAGGAGATCCGCGAGCTGCGCCTGGCCGCGGAGGAGGCGACGAGCGAGAAGCAGGCGCTGCAGGGCGAGCGGGAGAGCCTGGAGGAGACGCTGCGAGGGCTCCAGGCTCGCTACgaggaggaggtgctgagcCGCGAGGACGCGGAGGCGAGGCTGCTCGAGGTGCGCAAGGGCGCGGACGAGGCGGCGCTGGCTCGGGCGGAGCTGGAGAAGCGAGTGGACAGCCTGCTGGACGAGCTGGCCTTCCTCAAGAAGGTGCACGAGGAAGAGCTGGCCGAGCTGCAGGCGCAGATCCAGTACGCTCACCTGTCGGTGGAGATGGACGTGTCGGCCAAGCCCGACCTGTCGGCCGCGCTGCGCGATATCCGCGCTCAGTACGAGAAGCTGGCGGCGCGCAACATGCAGAACGCCGAGGAGTGGTTCCGCAGCCGCTTCACCGTGCTCAGCGAGAGCGCGGCCAAGAACACGGATGCCGTGCGAGCCGCCAAGGACGAGGTGTCCGAGAGCCGCCGCCTGCTCAAAGCCAAGACGCTGGAGATCGAGGCCACCCGCGGCATGAACGAGGCgctggagaagcagctgcaggagctggaagagAAGCAGAGCGCGGATATCTCCGCCCTGCAG GATACAATCAACAAATTGGAGAATGAGCTGAGAACCACAAAGAGTGAGATGGCTCGGTACTTGAAGGAATATCAGGACCTGCTCAATGTGAAAATGGCCCTGGACATCGAAATTGCAGCTTATAG gAAACTGCTGGAAGGGGAGGAGACCCGGCTGAGCTTCACCAGCGTGGGCAGCATCACCAGTGGCTACAGCCAGAGTGCCCCCACCTTCGGCAGGTCTGCCTACAGTGGTCTCCAGTCCAGCTCCTACCTGATGACCACCCGCTCCTTCCCCACCTACTACTCCAGCCACGTCCAGGAGGAGCAGATTGAAATCGAGGAAACCATCGAGGCTGCTAAAGCAGGAGAAGCcaaggcagctcctgcagaagagggtgaggaggaagaggaaggagaggaggaagcaggagaagaggctgaagaagaagaggaag GTGCTAAGGAGGAATCAGAAGAAGCCAAagagggtgaggaggaggaaggagaagaggaagaaacagcagcagaagaagGGGAGGAGTCCCAGgaagctgctgaggaggagaaggaagagaaggaggagaaagaagcagcagggaaggaggagagcgAAGGCAAGAAGAAAGCTTGA
- the NEFM gene encoding neurofilament medium polypeptide: MSYTMEPLGNPSYRRVTETRATYSRASASPSSGFRSQSWSRGSGSTVSSSYKRPNLGGPRATYGSTVLSSAESLDVSQSSLLNGAAELKLSRSNEKEQLQGLNDRFAGYIEKVHYLEQQNKEIEAELAALRQKHAGRAQLSDAYEQELRELRGALEQVSHEKAQIQLDSEHIEEDIQRLRERFEDEARLRDETEATIRALRKEMEEASLMRAELDKKVQSLQDEVAFLRGNHEEEVAELLAQLQASHATVERKDYLKTDLTTALKEIRAQLECQSDHNMHQAEEWFKCRYAKLTEAAEQNKEAIRSAKEEIAEYRRQLQSKSIELESVRGTKESLERQLSDIEERHNNDLTTYQDTIHQLENELRGTKWEMARHLREYQDLLNVKMALDIEIAAYRKLLEGEETRFSAFSGSITGPIFTHRQPSVTIASTKIQKTKIEPPKLKVQHKFVEEIIEETKVEDEKSEMEDALAAVAEEMAAKAQQEEQEEEKAEEAAEEEVSEKAPAEQEAAPEEEEKEEEEAEEEEEAAKSDAAEEGGSEKEEIEEKEEGEEAEEEEEKPEAKGKAEEAPAKAEKVKTPPVKSPPKSPVTEPAKAAPKEKATEAAKEQKVQKAKEEEKASPEKPVTPKVTSPEKAVTPEKAVTPEKAVTPEKTVVLEKLAPPEKSRSPEKPATPEKPRTPEKPRTPEKPQSPEKPVTPEKPRSPEKPVTPEKPRSPEKPPSPGKDTKAVVEETITVTKVMKVSAEVEKESRKEDIAVNGEVEEKKEEESKEKEEEDKGVVTNGLDVSPVDDKAEKIVVTKKAEKIAGEGGDSGTTFITKSVTVTQKVEEHEESFEEKLVSTKKVEKVTSHAVVKEIKESE, translated from the exons ATGAGCTACACCATGGAGCCCTTGGGCAACCCCTCGTACCGCAGGGTGACCGAGACCCGGGCCACCTACAGCCGCGCCAGCGCGTCCCCATCCAGCGGCTTCCGCTCGCAGTCGTGGTCTCGGGGCTCGGGCAGCACCGTGTCCTCCTCCTACAAGCGCCCCAACCTGGGTGGCCCTCGGGCCACCTACGGCTCCACGGTGCTGAGCTCGGCCGAGAGCCTGGATGTGAGCCAGTCCTCGCTGCTCAACGGAGCGGCCGAGCTCAAGCTGAGCCGCTCCAACgagaaggagcagctgcaggggctcaACGACCGCTTCGCCGGCTACATCGAGAAGGTGCATtacctggagcagcagaacaaGGAGATCGAGGCGGAGCTGGCGGCGCTGCGGCAGAAACACGCCGGGCGGGCTCAGCTGAGCGACGCCTACGAGCAGGAGCTGCGGGAGCTGCGCGGGGCGCTGGAGCAGGTGAGCCACGAGAAGGCGCAGATCCAGCTGGACTCGGAGCACATCGAGGAGGACATCCAGCGCCTGCGGGAGCGCTTCGAGGATGAGGCGCGGCTGCGAGACGAGACGGAGGCGACGATCCGAGCCCTGCGCAAGGAGATGGAGGAGGCCTCGCTGATGCGCGCAGAGCTGGACAAGAAGGTGCAGTCGCTGCAGGACGAGGTGGCTTTCCTGAGGGGGAACCACGAGGAGGAGGTGGCCGAGCTGCTGGCGCAGCTGCAGGCGTCCCACGCCACCGTGGAGAGGAAGGACTACCTGAAGACGGACCTGACGACGGCTCTGAAGGAGATCCGCGCCCAGCTCGAGTGCCAGTCCGACCACAACATGCACCAGGCCGAGGAGTGGTTCAAGTGCCGCTACGCCAAGCTCACCGAGGCGGCCGAGCAGAACAAGGAGGCGATCCGCTCCGCCAAGGAGGAGATCGCCGAGTACCGCCGGCAGCTCCAGTCCAAGAGCATCGAGCTCGAGTCGGTGCGCGGCACCAAGGAGTCGCTGGAGAGGCAGCTCAGCGACATCGAGGAGCGCCACAATAATGACCTCACCACCTATCAG GACACGATTCACCAGCTGGAAAACGAGCTCAGAGGAACGAAGTGGGAAATGGCTCGTCACTTGCGGGAGTACCAGGACCTCCTCAACGTCAAGATGGCCCTGGACATCGAAATCGCTGCATACAG GAAGCTGCTGGAGGGTGAAGAGACAAGATTCAGTGCCTTCTCTGGAAGCATTACTGGTCCCATATTCACACACAGACAACCATCTGTCACAATAGCATCCACCaaaatccagaaaacaaaaattgaacCGCCAAAGCTGAAGGTCCAGCACAAGTTTGTAGAAGAAATCATTGAGGAGACGAAGGTGGAGGATGAAAAGTCTGAAATGGAAGATGCCCTGGCAGCCGTCGCAGAAGAAATGGCAGCCAAGGCACAGCAagaggaacaggaggaagaaaaagcagaagaagcTGCAGAGGAAGAAGTTTCTGAGAAGGCTCCTGCAGAACAAGAAGCTGCAcctgaggaggaagaaaaggaggaagaggaagcggaggaggaagaagaagctgCAAAATCTGACGCTGCGGAAGAAGGTGGCTCCGAAAAAGAAGAAATcgaggaaaaggaagaaggggaggaagctgaggaagaggaggaaaagcctgaggccaagggcaaagctgaagAGGCACCAGCAAAGGCAGAGAAGGTCAAAACACCTCCCGTAAAgtctcccccaaaatccccagtaACAGAGCCCGCCAAGGCcgccccaaaagaaaaagccacGGAAGCAGCGAAGGAGCAGAAGGTGCAGAAGgccaaggaggaggagaaagcatCTCCAGAGAAACCTGTCACCCCGAAGGTGACCTCCCCGGAGAAGGCAGTGACCCCGGAGAAGGCCGTGACCCCAGAAAAAGCTGTGACCCCGGAGAAAACCGTGGTCCTGGAGAAGCTGGCACCGCCTGAGAAGTCGCGCTCCCCCGAGAAGCCGGCGACCCCGGAGAAGCCACGGACCCCGGAGAAGCCACGGACCCCGGAGAAGCCACAGTCCCCGGAGAAGCCCGTGACCCCGGAGAAGCCACGGTCCCCGGAGAAGCCCGTGACTCCTGAGAAGCCGCGGTCCCCGGAGAAGCCTCCATCCCCAGGCAAGGATACCAAGGCTGTGGTGGAGGAGACCATCACTGTCACCAAGGTAATGAAAGTGAGCGCCGAGGTGGAGAAGGAGTCCAGGAAAGAGGACATTGCGGTCAACGGGGAGgtggaggagaagaaggaggaggaatccaaagagaaggaggaggaagacaAGGGGGTGGTCACCAACGGCCTCGACGTGAGCCCCGTGGATGACAAGGCTGAGAAAATCGTAGTAaccaaaaaagcagagaaaatcgCGGGGGAGGGCGGGGACAGTGGCACCACGTTCATCACCAAGTCGGTGACCGTCACTCAGAAGGTGGAGGAGCACGAAGAAAGCTTTGAGGAGAAGTTGGTGTCCACCAAAAAAGTGGAGAAAGTCACTTCACATGCTGTAGTAAAGGAGATTAAGGAGAGCGAATAA